From a region of the Paralichthys olivaceus isolate ysfri-2021 chromosome 4, ASM2471397v2, whole genome shotgun sequence genome:
- the LOC109638029 gene encoding Rieske domain-containing protein isoform X1: MSSKEETSWNSSPPPLSALSCSSSSSSSSSSSSSSSSSSSSSSPPSASHFIGKKEDIVKAGRVTKLVNGCRDVLVLFHQGQLHALDMRCYHSGGALQHGDIEEFNGRLCIVCPWHKYKITLAEGEGLYQAVDDPTVKPLRTCWRSKGVKQRIHKVTEVNGDVYVTLDDSIEAIESDIYQTERYRTVLLKAKPKPKPKN, from the exons ATGTCCTCTAAGGAGGAGACTTCTTGGAATTCCTCGCCCCCCCCTTTGTCGGCATTGtcctgctcatcctcctcctcctcctcctcctcctcctcctcctcctcctcctcctcatcatcatcatcatcacctcccTCCGCCTCTCACTTCATTGGAAAGAAAGAGGACATCGTCAAGGCCGGGCGGGTGACCAAGCTTGTGAATGGATGCAGAGATGTactggtcctgttccaccaggGGCAACTTCATGCTCTGGACATGCGCTGCTACC ATTCAGGTGGTGCGTTGCAGCATGGAGACATTGAG GAGTTTAATGGGCGACTGTGCATTGTGTGTCCGTGGCACAAGTACAAGATCACACTGGCAGAAGGGGAAGGGCTGTACCAGGCTGTGGACGATCCTACAGTCAAACCCCTGAGAACATGTTGGCGATCCAAGGGTGTCAAACAGAGGATTCACAAGGTCACAGAAGTCAACGGGGATGTATACGTAACACTTGATGACTCCATCGAGGCCATTGAGTCAGACATCTACCAGACTGAGAGATACAGGACTGTCTTATTAAAGGCCAAGCCAAAACCCAAGCCCAAGAACTAG
- the LOC109638029 gene encoding Rieske domain-containing protein isoform X2: MSSKEETSWNSSPPPLSALSCSSSSSSSSSSSSSSSSSSSSSSPPSASHFIGKKEDIVKAGRVTKLVNGCRDVLVLFHQGQLHALDMRCYHSGGALQHGDIEYKITLAEGEGLYQAVDDPTVKPLRTCWRSKGVKQRIHKVTEVNGDVYVTLDDSIEAIESDIYQTERYRTVLLKAKPKPKPKN; this comes from the exons ATGTCCTCTAAGGAGGAGACTTCTTGGAATTCCTCGCCCCCCCCTTTGTCGGCATTGtcctgctcatcctcctcctcctcctcctcctcctcctcctcctcctcctcctcctcatcatcatcatcatcacctcccTCCGCCTCTCACTTCATTGGAAAGAAAGAGGACATCGTCAAGGCCGGGCGGGTGACCAAGCTTGTGAATGGATGCAGAGATGTactggtcctgttccaccaggGGCAACTTCATGCTCTGGACATGCGCTGCTACC ATTCAGGTGGTGCGTTGCAGCATGGAGACATTGAG TACAAGATCACACTGGCAGAAGGGGAAGGGCTGTACCAGGCTGTGGACGATCCTACAGTCAAACCCCTGAGAACATGTTGGCGATCCAAGGGTGTCAAACAGAGGATTCACAAGGTCACAGAAGTCAACGGGGATGTATACGTAACACTTGATGACTCCATCGAGGCCATTGAGTCAGACATCTACCAGACTGAGAGATACAGGACTGTCTTATTAAAGGCCAAGCCAAAACCCAAGCCCAAGAACTAG
- the gtf2h3 gene encoding general transcription factor IIH subunit 3 encodes MASEDEVSLLVIVVDVNPIWWGQQAQREPQFTLSKCLDAVMVMGNSHMAMTRTNKLAVIASHCQDSHFLYPSKRWRGGDSCGEDAPSSGDGKYELLSVANNLIAEEIRNVMSKTDVRGNSTDTLLAGSLAKALCYIHRVSKELEVGQDIKSRILVIKAAEDCALQYMNFMNVIFAAQKQNILIDACVLDSDSGLLQQACDITGGLYLRIPQKVAMAQYLLWVFLPDSEQRSQLVLPPRAHVDYRAACFCHRNLIEIGYVCSVCLSIFCNFSPICTTCETAFKIQLPQMIKPKKKKLKQLS; translated from the exons ATGGCTTCAG AGGATGAAGTCAGTCTGCTGGTCATCGTCGTGGACGTGAATCCGATATGGTGGGGCCAGCAAGCTCAACGAGAGCCGCAG TTCACCTTGTCCAAGTGTTTGGACGCAGTCATGGTGATGGGGAACTCACACATGGCCATGACCAGGACGAACAAGCTGGCTGTCATCGCGAGCCACTGTCAAGACAG TCACTTCCTGTATCCCAGTAAGCGCTGGAGAGGCGGAGACAGCTGTGGGGAAGATGCACCCTCCAGCGGGGATGGAAAATATGAACTGCTTTCAGTTGCCAACAACCTCATTGCTGAAGAGATCAGGAATGTTATGTCAAAAA CTGATGTGCGGGGGAATTCAACAGACACTCTGTTGGCTGGATCTCTTGCCAAAGCTCTCTGCT ATATTCACAGGGTGTCCAAGGAGCTGGAAG ttGGGCAGGATATCAAATCAAGAATACTG GTGATAAAAGCAGCTGAGGACTGTGCCCTCCAGTACATGAACTTCATGAATGTGATTTTTGCTGCACAAAAGCAG AACATCTTGATCGATGCTTGTGTACTGGACTCAGACTCAGGTCTCCTTCAGCAG GCTTGTGATATAACAGGAGGATTGTACCTCAGGATACCACAGAAAGTTGCCATGGCTCAGTATCTTTTA TGGGTGTTCCTCCCTGACTCGGAGCAGCGTTCCCAGCTGGTCCTACCGCCACGTGCTCACGTGGACTACAGAGCTGCATGTTTCTGTCATCGAAATCTCATCGAAATTGGTTATGTGTGCTCAGTTTGTCTGTCAA TATTCTGCAACTTCAGCCCCATCTGTACAACCTGCGA GACTGCCTTTAAAATTCAACTTCCACAGATGATCAAgcccaaaaagaagaaactcaAGCAGCTGTCATGA
- the psmd9 gene encoding 26S proteasome non-ATPase regulatory subunit 9, whose amino-acid sequence MKMTVEDTSGDSETTMDDVKTLIKKKDEIEEQIKAYYDVLEDQGVGVEGPLIDEEGFPRADVNVYQIRTARHSISCLQNDHKAIMAEIEEALHKLHAREKAKREQDEVEAQGEAMDQQVTLPPPFARVDAVTQGSPACGAGLRVGDEVIEFGSVNTGNFQNLRNIAAVVQHSEGKPLRVSVIRDDHKVQMSLTPQRWSGRGLLGCNIVPIHR is encoded by the exons ATGAAGATGACAGTGGAAGACACTTCTGGAGACTCTGAAACAACAATGGATGACGTGAAAACCCTCATTAAGAAGAAAGACGAAATTGAGGAGCAGATCAAAGCGTATTATGACGTGTTAGAAGAC CAGGGTGTCGGAGTTGAAGGACCCCTGATTGACGAGGAGGGTTTCCCCCGCGCAGATGTCAATGTTTACCAGATCAGAACAGCGAGACACAGCATCTCAT GCCTACAGAATGATCACAAGGCCATCATGGCAGAGATCGAAGAAGCCCTGCACAAGCTGCATGCTCGAGAGAAAGCCAAGCGGGAACAGGACGAGGTGGAGGCCCAGGGGGAGGCAATGGATCAGCAGGTCACGCTGCCTCCTCCGTTCGCACGTGTGGATGCTGTAACTCAAGGCTCACCTGCCTGTGGAGCT GGGCTCAGAGTTGGTGATGAAGTCATCGAGTTTGGTTCAGTGAACACAGGGAACTTTCAGAACCTCCGGAATATTGCTGCTGTGGTACAACACAGTGAAGGG AAACCATTACGTGTCTCAGTCATCCGGGATGACCATAAAGTTCAGATGAGCCTGACTCCACAGCGATGGTCTGGCCGAGGTCTGCTGGG atgcAACATTGTTCCAATCCATCGGTGA
- the LOC109638167 gene encoding rab5 GDP/GTP exchange factor-like, with protein sequence MWTDKQRGIRVSKEELLCKNACGYYGNPAWQGLCSKCWRERARPAGAQRQDTRPRNDGTPLTFSKFEEKKSIEKGHRINTMRRLFWGSPSPPKRQESSESQTNALKAYQSLEPGDFTGFLKILRSPSSQRLQSRCTAFLNTVEAYHDLPVQKQSDLVQDFYQSFAEYFCSLPEAQVTQIMEHVEKLIMTRLHKWVFCHDSCDDEQKDLALQRRIRSLNWVTPQMLSVPFPDKKTAVTSDPFLPAITAIIEMDAKRAPQDKLACVSKCSQHVFEALSNSSSEPANADDFLSGLIYVVLKANPPRLHSNMQYVIRFGLPHSLMAGESGYYFTNLSCAVAFIEKLDGPALNLSPEEFESYMLNQRAPSGGIKRQQTTSDTKHLLEELQGRQEKLDQGMDSLNVQLQKWVQAVHSQLDEATAQFALVQKEITAQAAFSNGVSSTSHDALPQGDDKDQSVLVLADQHAGPKDTDC encoded by the exons ATGTGGACTGACAAGCAAAGAGGAATCAGAGTTTCTAAGGAGGAGCTGCTCTGTAAGAATGCCTGTGGGTATTATGGAAACCCTGCATGGCAAGGCCTCTGCTCCAAGTGCTGGAGGGAGAGAGCCCGTCCAGCTGGAGCCCAGAGACAAGACACGAG GCCAAGAAATGATGGCACTCCTCTCACCTTCTCCAAAtttgaggagaagaaaagcatCGAGAAAGGTCATCGGATTAACACGATGAGGAGACTCTTCTGGGGAAGCCCATCGCCTCCAAAACGCCAAG AGTCTTCTGAAAGCCAAACAAATGCGTTAAAAGCGTACCAGAGCCTCGAGCCTGGGGACTTCACAGGCTTCCTAAAAATACTACGGAGCCCTTCCTCCCAGCGCTTGCAGTCCCGATGCACAGCTTTTCTCAACACAGTGGAGGCTTACCAT GATCTGCCGGTTCAGAAACAGTCGGACCTCGTGCAGGATTTCTACCAGTCATTTGCTGAATATTTTTGCA GTCTTCCTGAGGCTCAGGTCACTCAGATAATGGAGCACGTAGAGAAGCTAATAATGACACGGTTGCACAAATGGGTTTTCTGTCATGACAGCTGTGACGATGAACAGAAGGACCTGGCTCTCCAGAGGAGAATACG CTCCTTGAACTGGGTTACGCCACAGATGCTGAGTGTTCCATTTCCTGATAAAAAGACTGCGGTCACAAGTGACCCCTTTCTGCCTGCTATAACAG CCATAATTGAAATGGATGCCAAACGAGCGCCACAGGACAAACTTGCCTGTGTGTCCAAATGCAGTCAGCATGTCTTCGAGGCGCTCTCTAACTCGAGCAGTGAACCCGCTAATGCAGACGACTTCCTGTCAGGCCTGATCTATGTGGTGTTGAAGGCCAACCCACCCCGGCTACACTCCAACATGCAATACGTGATTCGGTTTGGTCTCCCTCACAGTCTGATGGCAGGAGAGAGCGGCTACTATTTCACAAATCTG TCTTGTGCTGTGGCCTTCATTGAGAAGCTGGATGGACCAGCACTAAACCTCAGTCCAGAGGAGTTTGAGAGCTACATGCTGAATCAGCGTGCTCCTTCTGGAGGAATCAAGAGGCAGCAGACTACCAGTGACACAAAACACCTCCTGGAGGAGCTACAAGGCAGACAGGAGAAGCTGGACCAGGGGATGGATTCTCTCAATGTGCAGCTTCAGAAGTGGGTTCAAGCAGTTCATTCACAACTGGATGAGGCAACAGCACAGTTTGCTCTGGTACAGAAGGAGATCACGGCTCAGGCTGCGTTCTCTAACGGTGTCTCATCCACATCTCATGATGCGCTGCCTCAGGGGGATGACAAAGACCAGTCGGTGCTGGTGCTTGCTGATCAACATGCAGGTCCAAAAGATACCGACTGTtag